One Phaseolus vulgaris cultivar G19833 unplaced genomic scaffold, P. vulgaris v2.0 scaffold_59, whole genome shotgun sequence genomic window, actctcattaatcttcaaaatacaagagctaggcatctccttttataggctaaggaggccatGAATGTTAAGCTAATTTCACATGAAATgtaagcaaaatgaaatggaaatgtgaaggcacatggcacatggaccACATGGCCGACCATGTGAGACAAAGTTCTAGAATGcgcacaaaatctagggtaaatcacatataagacaagtttatgctttctaacactacactaattactaagccacccctaatgggcctccatgtagcaTGTACAAGGTCTTCTCCCTCCCATCCGTGGCTTGACCCATTTGTGCGTGAATAtgcttggccatggacctagtgataggtcttagacggtctaggcttcctcctagacgctccttgtgtAGCCGCCCCTCctcttgtgctagacgctcccctcttgagtctagacgctcctcacaTGGTTCTAGACAGTCTagtcttgggtcttggcttccatggtgaggtgagcttggccctcctccatcagcaAGACCATCTCCTTGTTGCCTGGCTGCTTGCGTCGATGTCCACCTCCATGTTAACTCCGATGGTTGGTCTCTGCACTCCGCACCTTATCTGGGATAAAATCACTGTTTATTATGCTTCGCATACACGTGCCAAGGTTCGTCAACTGAAACTCCAACTTAAAACTCAGAAACATGAGCGTATTGTTTCCACGTATCTTCTTGCTCTTAAGCGTGTGGTTGATTCTCTTGCTGCTATTGGATCTCCGATCTCTGACGAAGACCATATCGATGCCATTCTTGATGGTCTCCCTAAAGAATATGACAGTTTCGTTACGTCTGTCACCTCACGGCTTGATCCTTACACGGTTCAAGATATTGAATCTTTACTTTTGGCTCAAGAAGATCGCTTTGATAAACACAAATTTCTTGACTCATCTCCTACTCAAGTGCACTTCTCTTCCACCAGTTGGGCACCTTCGTCGTCTTCTACATCTTCATCACGAGGAGGTCGTTCTTCCTCTCGTGCATCTTTTCACCATAAGCGTCAGAATTACTCTCGTCCTCCTCACCCTAATTCTTGGAGATCTGTTGCTCCTTCTTTATCTTCTCAACCACGGGTTCAGTGTCAGTTGTGTTTCAAGTTTGGCCACACAGCTTTAAGATGTTGGACCAGATCTaaagttgtttcttcttcaccCATAATTGCTAATACATCTTCTTTTCAGCCACCTCTTCATGATCATGAACCATCTATTCTGGGTACTCCTTCCATAGTGAGTGATCCTCTTTTGTACCCAGATACAGGAGCTACTCATCATATCACCAATGATCCTGTTGTTTTTAACAAGAAACAGATTTATCATGGTTCTGAGAATGTTCAACTTGGTAATGGCTCAAGTATGTTTATTCATAGTATTGGCTCTGCTTCTCTATGTAATTCTTCATCTAATAATCTATTTACTCTTCATAATCTTCTATATGTACCATCTATTAACAAGAACCTTCTGAGTGTTTCTCAATTAGCACATGATAATGGTgtcttttttgaattttttcctAACCATTGCTGTGTTAAAAATCAAGTTACCAAGCAAATTATTCTTCAAGGAAGGATTCATGAGGGTCTTTACGTGTTTCCCACTTTACACAAACCTTTATGTTCCTCTATTAATGTTACCTCCTGTAATTCTACTGTGCATAGTTATGATATTTGGCATAAACGCCTTGCCCATGCTTCATTTAAAACAGTAAAACTTGTTATGCGTTCCAACAACATTTCATGTAATATAGATGCTTCTTTTTGTGAGTCTTGTGCTCGAGCCAAAGCTTATCAACTTCCTTTTCCTTCGTCCCATACTGCATATACTGCTCCTTTAGAACTTGTGTTTGTTGATATTTGGGGCCCCTCACATGTTACCTCCACTAATGGTTCTCTGTACTATATTACTTTTGTTGATGCTTTTTCTAAATACACATGGTTTTATCTTATTTCACACAAATCTCAGGCTACTTctgtttttctaaaatttaaagcTCTTGCTAAAACCCAAACTGGTTTTTCTCTAAAAACTCTTCACACCGACAATGCTAAGGAATTTTTATCGCTAATCAAACTTTTAAACACATATGGAATCACTCATAGACTCACTTGCCCTCACACCCATCAACAGAACGGTTCTGTTGAACGTAAACACCGTCACATTGTTGATACCGGCTTAGCTCTTTTGGCTGCTGCCTCTCTTCCTCTACGTTTCTGGGGTGAAGCTTTctcttttgcagttttcactaTTAATCTCTTACCCACCCCTGTTTTACGTAATCTTAGCCCGTATGAAATGCTTTTTTCTCGCAAACCTGATTATACCATTCTGAAATTTTTTGGATGTGCCTGTTATCATTTACTTCGCCCATATAATCaacacaaattttattttcGTTCGTCTTTATGCTTGTTTCTTGGGTATGCTTCTAACCGTAAAGGCTATATATGCTTAACACCATTTggtaaatttatttattctcgTAATGTGCTATTTAATGAATTCCTTTTTCCTTATTCTATGCCTAGTATTTTGTTCACAGGTTCTGCCAATGTCAACACTGATTCTCCTAGTTTTTCTCCTGTTCTTACGGTTATTTCTGCTTCTCCtgcaacatcaccttcctctctctctctctctctctctctctctctctctctctctctctctctctctctctctctctctctctctctctctctctctctctctctctctctctctctctctctctctctctctctctctcctgaGATACCATCTTCGCTGTCCTCTGCATCTTCACCTCCTACCTATACTGCTTCTTTGACGCCAACAAATGCTTCTAGTCTTAATGTTCACCCAATGATTACTCGTGCTAAAGATGGTATTTTCAAACCCAGAGCTCTTCAATCCTCTATCTCTGCTAATTTTCCAGAACCCTCAACGTACAAACAAGCACTAACTCAACCTTATTGGCTTCAAGAGATGAAAGCTGAATATGACGCTCTTATGCAAAACAATACCTGGACCCTGACTACCCTTCCTTCAACTGCTAATGTtgttgggtgcaaatgggtgtTCAAAAAGAAGTATAATGTTGATGGCTCTCTACAATGGTACAAGGCACGCTTGGTAGCAAAAGGATTTCATCAACGTGAAGGCTATGATTTTACAGATACATTTAGTCCTGTTATTAAACCCACTATTATTCGTTTAGTTCTCACCATTGCTTTATCTTCCTCTTGGCCAATTCATCAGATTGATATCAACAACGCTTTTCTTCATGATGACCTTAATTTTCTTGTTTACATGCACCAACCTCCAGGATTTTCCAGCACTGATTCCTCTCTTGTTTGTCGTCTCAATAAAGCTATCTATGGTCTCAAGCAAGCTCCTCAATCTTGGTTTAAAAAACTCTCCACCACACTTGTCCGCATGGGTTTTTCATCTTCCAAAAGTGATATCTCTCTATTTTCCTGTTTCACACCTACtgacacaatttttttattggtctatgttgatgatatacTCATCACTGGTAGCTCAAAATCTCTGGTGTAGGATTTCATTCATAACCTCAGTGTTATTTTCAGATTAAAGGATCTAGGTCCGCTTCATTACTTTCTCAGGATTGAAGTTACCTGGCTCCCTAATAACTCTCTTCATCTTTCCCAGCAGAAATATATTTGTGACCTTCTTCGACGTGTGCACATGCTCGACTCCAAGCCTCAACCTACACCCATGATCTCCTCCCTTCGTCTTGTAGTTGATGCTTCTGTCGCGGTTGTAGATCCTACTCTCTATCGCTCGGTTGTTGGCACCCTTCAATATATTACTCTCACTTGTCCTGAACTATCATTCTCTGTCAACAGAGTTTGCCAATTCATGCACAACCCACAACTCCCACACTGGACTGCGGTCAAACGTATTCTTCGGTATCTTGCTGGCTCTACAACTCAAGGTCTACGTCTGTATCCTTCTCCAAACTACTCGGTTGTTGCCTTCAGTGACTCAGGTTGGGCCACTGATCTTGATGATCGAAAATCTATCTCAGAGTATTGTATATATGTTGGCTGCAATCTTATTTCCTGGTCCTCGAAGAAATAGAAGGTTGTCTCCCGCAGTAGCATTGAGGCTGAATACAGAAGTGTTGCAGCTGCCCTTGCAGATATTATCTGGCTCACCTCTCTAATGACTGAACTACGTCTTCCCACTTCTACACCGCGCCTTTATTCTGACAATATGGGAGTTGTTCAGCTTGCTGCAAAATCCTGTGATGCATTCTCGGTCTAAACATTTTGAGTTGGATTTGCACTTTGTTAGGGACTATGTCCAAATCAAACGTCTCATCCTGCTTCATCTACCAACCCAGTTTCAAGTCGCGGATATCCTCACCAAACCTGTCTCTGGTGCTTCGTTTCACAACTTCAAACGTAAACTTAAGGTTCTTGATCCACCCACCCTAAGTTTAAGGGGGTTGTTAATGAACTCATTACGTAACAGACTACGTAACTACCAATGCCTAAGTCTATACCATTCTGGACTTTCATTATATAAATACATCAATGTAGCCATGTACAGATATAATAAGaatatataataagaaatatattattctaattttttatctCTGCACCTTGCGTCTTCTCTCTCATCTCTCTCTTCACCTTCAAAATGAATAGGAAAAAAAGTGTTGATATAAACATTAATGTCAGTGAATCAGTTGCAATGAGTTGAACTAAACTCGTCTTAACATATTAAGGCTTATTTGTGCAATGGTGTCAAAATTTTAAAAGCTTCATTCATTTCAATTAGATTCTATAATAATAACCAATGCTCAAACAGATATTTCAACCCCATGCTTCTGGCCTTCTTGAAAGCCTACAAAAGCATGGTTTTTTAGTACCTTATGAAACTTCCATGATAGTCATTAAACATAAAATcataatatagaaaataaaagggTTTCATCATTTTTCTGTAAAGAAACAAATGAAGCCAATTCAGTAAATTGAGCAACACTCGTGATATTCACTGGACTTTCAGTCATGTGAACTAAAGAAGTAGCTACAGATCCACGAAATGAAATTTTTGAAGATtattgttttatggagaaatttttaatttgtaataatatgtgtagatagttattattttttagcatttaattgtttataacaaaaagatttatttaaaatgaaattttttacagaatggaaatagaaatttgtaatatttagtattacgaagtggattttaagcctaactcaaccccataaaaccggctcatggggttaggtttgcacccacttatatacaatcaaagactctaatctctagtcgatgtgggatctccaacatttagattttttattttacattttacataaattattaatcttataattaaaaaaaatataaaaaatgttgtagtaattaaaGAAAGCAGAAAAAGTTTACATaagaaatttgatgaaaatattattagtaataaaaataatataataattttcatgaaaattaattatatacattaatttaaaatagaaatattaagatagtaatgaaatttatattatattatttaaacttaaatattaaattaaatatcttTATTATTGAGAATTCATTTGAATGAGTTTGTCTTAATTAAAATCCTATTTAAATATAGaccaaattaatataattatttttttattgattaatagGAGTTTATTTTCATATTAGTTATAAaacattgaattttcttttctgttttgagaAAATTCCTTtactttttagatttttttgtttacaaaagtatattttgaacatttaattctttattaaatttttttttattttaaattaatatttcgACAAGAGGGAAATATAATTCAAGTATTAATTTAGAtatcttttattaatttgaGATATTATATACAGTTGaacatattaatttatttatatatatatatttatatatgtatacaGTTTACTTTTTAAGtaattaaaactgaaaattgAATGGTACGTTTGgattattattagtaatataaattaagtttatcgtattaataaaaaataattatatgcattattttaaatgaaaaatattaatataggaATGGAATTTAAgaatgttaataaataaatttaacaatgtgtagatagttattatttttttaacatttaagacactacaagaaaaagtgtttttagaaactaaattttggtttctaaaaggATAAAATTAGTTACTAACTtaattagagactaatttagaaattaatagaTTTAAGGGATTAAAATCATGGTTgttaattttagataccaatttagattttaatttaaaaatcaatttagttatcattaaataaaaatcaatttagtgATCAAATATATTgaaactaatttagtgaccaattatatagaaatcaaattaacaaccaatttcattaaaatcaatttagtgactaaaatatatagaaactcatttagtaaccaaatatataaataccaaaaaaatatcactatattgatttctaaataatataatttattataaaatattattttatttacctacttactctttaatattttatatttatttataaatttaagctcactaattttaaaataaatttataaaattcataacTCATATCTTTCatactttatatttatttatagcctTATGCTTAATATCATCAActctatttttgtttattaaaaatgaaaaaatataataataagaagtgagatattgaaaatattaaatatttttcaatgcTTTACTTATTTGTAACACGTAAAGAAAacatttgttatttattttaaaaaatacacatATAACTTACATGAAATGatctaaaaaatatttcctTGAAAAATCGTGAAGTATTGTGTGCCTGTGTCTCTCTATTATGGAAGGATAACAATATAgacaatattttaaaactatttgaactttgttgtgatattactgataaatatttaaaaaatggtaTAAACATAAATGTTCTTAAATATGTTTGAAAGTAATTATAGAGGATAATACAGTGGCAAGTATTCTTGaatcataaaagaaaattagaGTAGAAGGGAATCTCATTTTTGTGGGTTCATTAGAAACAGCAGCACTGAAAGCATAgtgtttaattatttaatactaATATTTAAGGGCAGGGAATAGTAAAGACACACTTTGAAACCAAATACACACCATTACTTTCCTAGGCTACTATACTAGGAATGGTAGGACTGTCAGCATAAACGCTTCAAAAGATAAGGTAGTTGCAGAgtccacatcgactagagagatgagattaaagtctttcattatatataagtgggtgtaaatctcactttttttcaatttgttaaGATGGCCCTGCATTAAGAAATACACTCATCACCTTCATTTCTATTTTTCAACGTAAGCCCTTTCATTAGAGAAGAATTTATGGTTCTCACTAAGAAATAGAACCAGGTCGAACCTGTTTCACGAAAAGCCATCTTAGAGTCAACTATCTGAAACAAAGTATATTCATGTCTCAATTCTTGGCCTCTGATAATACTTATAAAACCTGCATCAGTAAACATGGAAAGAAATCAGTTTATATATTCATGTTATACACACACAACACAATAACCAAAAAGTAAGCACAATGCTCCTGTAAAGAAATTTTTTACTGTAAGTTGCTCCCATTTTAAATCTGGAAACTACGGTGCCTTAACTAAcaatatatacaataattttGATCCAGCTTTAACATTATCCTCCATGATTCGTGAAGATGTTCAAGGTTAGAATGTCAGAAATGCTGGTagtctaaaaataaataatccgCTATTACATTACGTATGGGTGCATATCTTATGTTCTCGTGAAAGCAACTTCCTACAACTATTAaatgaagatattttcatgttgtggtgcataaaaaataatatattgattaattggCCACATTACATCATATTCATTCAACACATGATGAAATGTCGAAACAACAACATGTCTCTGCTGTATGAAATTTTGATAACACGCATCTTACAGGTGTTGTCAAtatgtgttatatatatatatatatatatattgaagaGGAAAGCAAATCGTTGCAGTGCCATTCCGCAGAGTCATAGAGTCGTTGCAGATCGACGGACACCGCGAGATCTCCTCCGGTTTTTCCGGCAATCCGTTTCTCCACTCGCTTTCTGTTTCAAGTTTGTGCCTTTGAGTTTGAAAGGGTTTTTGAAACGTTGCAAGACCTGTTCCACGGTCTTCCTTCTGATTGTGGTGGCCTTCCGCCATTTCCGGCACGTCTCCGGCGTCACCTCTGAACCGCCGGAACAGCTTTCTCCATATCCCCTTTTTCCGTGGGTTTTGAGCTTCTCTCCTTGCCTATAAATAAGAGGCACGAGAATGCTCAAACACACAGGCTTCGGCACATCCttctcctcttcttcttcctcacaGCACTCACGCCTCGGGAAACCATAATTTTTGTTCGTTTGTTATGCGAATCAAATAGATgtcatcaatagaagaaatggacaagggccgaagcatttaaagttcttcttattaatctttgcaaaagatgaggcccaaacccaaagcccaagcccaagaaagcCCACTCCAATCaaagaatcactaggagcatggctagATCTTTGGGGAGAGATTGCCAAATGAAATCTCTCTTTGTAATATCTCTTGTATTAAATAAGATAGGATAGCCTTAGGGAAGTgcctaaaaaggaaaataaaataaactatacaTGTAAAGGCACTTTTAGTCACTAGTTACTTAGAAATGGCTAGGAAGGTCACCTTTTGGCCTAGTTAGGTACCTTTTGTTCATAGAAGGAACTAGAAGGAGTCTTTCCTTCCTTCCTTACCTAGAGGGCTGGTCATCTCCCACCTTATAAAAGGAGAGCCTTGCCTCATTGTAAAGAAGATTGAAATTGAGAGTAATGAAACTATAGTGAAATTTAGAGAAAGTTGTGAGCCTTGTCTCTTCTTCTCTTAgaagtctcatcttgtgagctcttgggactctcaagtggcggcaccaccactcatcttggaagcaaccaccctccaagtggcatgAAGATCATCCCTTGATCAACAACCTCATAAGTCTTTCTTTCCATCTCTTTTTTCTTCCCGTTTTGTGTTCTTGGTTGGCTCTTATTCTTTCTTTCGCTGCATCTTGTGCTTAGATGCTCTTCTATCATTCTTTGCACGTTATTCTTCCTATTTCCAGTGCAGTTTTGCTGTGTTCTTGCTGTTTCGCTACATAATGATTTCCAATTACATGTGCTAACCTTGTTGTTTGCAAGTTCTTCTACGGGTTTTGTTGCCTAGTTCATTCCAATTCAGTGAACTTGTTGCATGTTGCAGTATTTCTGTTCTTGCCACTGTTTTTGTGTTGTTTCACCTGTTCTTGGGTTTTACTTGCTGTTTTAGAAGTTACCCATTCATTCTATATCCATATCATattattggaatcacatcagttttaaaGCCTATCTTTCTACAATCGTAAGGACTTATGGCTGAAAATCCGAACAACAACGACAACACCACTACGGGAACATCAAATGTTGCTTCCGCAACGCAAACCATTTTTGCGAAACCATTTCCGGACGTCTCCAAAATTGAAGTCTTCACCGGTCATAACTTCCGACGTTGGCAAGAACACGTGTCCACCCTATTGGACATGTACGGAGTTGCTCATGCACTTACGACTGCCAAACCCGACTCAACCACGGCTGCGACTGGATCCATGCGAATAAGGTATGCCGTCACACTTTACTCAGTGTGTTATCTAACGATCTATTCGATGTTTATGCTTCTTATAAGAATGCGAAAGATATTTGGGATTCTCTTATCCTCAAATATACTGCCGAAGACATCATCAGACAAAGGTTCATAATTGCAAACTACTATCACTGGGAGATGATCGAAGGAAAAGAcatcaaaatccaaataaacGAATATCACAAGCTGATTGAAGATATCAAAACTGAAAGCATAAAATTGCCAGATGAATTCGTGTCCAAACTCTTGATCGAAAAGCTTTCGCAGTCTTGGACGgattacaaacaacaactgaagcacAGACAGAAACAGATGTCTCTATCAGATCTgatcacccacatcatcatCGAAGACACAAACAGGAAGGAGTGCGCTGCTACAAAGGCCAAAGCTTTGTCTGCCAAAGCAAACGTGATAGAAGAAAAACCAGCTCCAAAAAGGTACGAGAAAAAATTTGATCACAAAAAGAAACCTAATAACAAATTCTCTCGTCCCAGTGGAACTAACCccactttcaagaaaaaaagttaattgCTTTGTCTGTGGAAAGTCAGGCCATCATGCACCTCAGTGCAGACATAGGGCTAAAAATGACTATCCTCCTAAGGCAAATCTAAGGGGAAGATACTATTGTGGCAGTCGTTTCACAAGTAAACCTTGTGACAAATGTGAGCAAATGGGTGGTAGACTCTAAGGCTACCAGACACATCTGTGCAAACAGAAATGTGTTCACCTCCTACACAAGTGTGGGGGATGGAGAAGAACAAGTATATCTCGGTGACTCCAGGACAACTCCTGTcctaggaaaaggaaaagttctTCTGAAGCTCACATCTGGTAAAACTCTAGCTTTGAATTATGTGCTACATGTGCTATCAATTAGAGTTAATTTGGTCTCTGTGGCATTACTAAGCAAAGTTGGGGTTAAAGTGTCATTTGAATCTGACAagattgttatgacaaaaaacaatgtttttgtgggaaagggatattgtgatcaaggcctttttgtattaaacatttCTGAAATTATGAATGAATCTAAATCTTCTGCTTATATTGTTGACTCGTATGATATATGCCATGCTAGATTAGGACATGTGAATTCTTCGTATGTTATAAAATTGCAACGACTAGGATTAATCAACATGCATGACAAACAATGTAGTAAATGTTATGTATgcgtagaatctaaaataacgaAGAAAACATGTTACTCTGTAGAACGTCAAACTGAAATTCTTGGTTTAATTCATACCGACCTTGCTGATTTAAAACAAACCATGTCTAGAggtggtaaaaattattttgtaacttttatagatgatttttctagatacaccaaagtgtatttaattaaacataaggatGAAGCTTTTGACATGTTCTTAACTTATAAAGCGGAAGTAGAAAATCAActgaataagaaaattaagagaattagatcagatagaggtggtgaatatgttttatttaatgattattgtgtaaaagaaggtattattcatgaagtaaccCCACCATAT contains:
- the LOC137817419 gene encoding uncharacterized mitochondrial protein AtMg00810-like, with the protein product MISSLRLVVDASVAVVDPTLYRSVVGTLQYITLTCPELSFSVNRVCQFMHNPQLPHWTAVKRILRYLAGSTTQGLRLYPSPNYSVVAFSDSGWATDLDDRKSISEYYIIWLTSLMTELRLPTSTPRLYSDNMGVVQLAAKSCDAFSV